A section of the Methanofollis sp. UBA420 genome encodes:
- a CDS encoding ribonuclease III family protein produces the protein MEWTRKQDFLAFLAQQPIGITGVTDEALACYDRAFTHRSYAHEHPCGKLPCPDYERIEFLGDRILNFIVAEYLFSTFNCSEGALSKRMEAVKNEHLGTIVPGTGIGLERLILLGTGQALTTSIIADVFEAFICALYLHVGLDRTREVVLGLVADDILHFDTGENTIGRLQERVQKDHAGDLPEYHVLDRQGPDHAPTFVCAVTVPGLFSAPGTGRSKAEAKRAAAAAALQVLEEREG, from the coding sequence ATGGAATGGACACGAAAACAGGACTTTCTCGCTTTTCTTGCACAACAACCGATCGGCATCACCGGAGTCACCGACGAGGCGCTTGCCTGCTACGACCGGGCCTTCACGCACCGCTCGTACGCCCACGAGCACCCCTGCGGCAAGCTGCCCTGCCCTGACTATGAACGCATCGAGTTCCTCGGCGACCGCATCCTCAACTTCATCGTGGCCGAGTACCTCTTCTCCACCTTCAACTGCTCCGAGGGCGCCCTCTCGAAGAGGATGGAGGCGGTGAAGAACGAGCACCTCGGCACGATCGTGCCCGGCACCGGCATAGGGCTTGAGAGGCTGATCCTCCTTGGAACGGGCCAGGCCCTCACGACGTCGATCATCGCCGACGTCTTCGAGGCCTTCATCTGCGCCCTGTACCTCCATGTCGGGCTGGACAGGACGCGGGAGGTCGTGCTCGGCCTTGTCGCCGACGACATCCTCCACTTCGATACCGGCGAGAACACCATCGGCAGACTCCAGGAACGCGTCCAGAAGGACCACGCCGGCGACCTGCCCGAGTACCATGTCCTCGACCGGCAGGGCCCTGACCATGCCCCGACCTTTGTCTGTGCGGTCACCGTCCCCGGTCTCTTCTCGGCCCCCGGTACCGGCAGGAGCAAGGCCGAAGCGAAGAGGGCTGCTGCTGCTGCTGCTCTGCAGGTCCTTGAGGAGAGAGAGGGGTAG